From the genome of Oncorhynchus kisutch isolate 150728-3 unplaced genomic scaffold, Okis_V2 Okis09a-Okis19a_hom, whole genome shotgun sequence, one region includes:
- the LOC109877143 gene encoding mitochondrial-processing peptidase subunit beta — MATSLHRLTSAGRYLVKRNLLKTNVLTRSIVGSHRLLATQAANQVMLNVPETKVTTLENGLRVASEDSGLSTCTVGLWIDAGSRYENERNNGTAHFLEHMAFKGTRKRSQLDLELEIENMGAHLNAYTSREQTVYYAKAFTKDLPRAVEILADIIQNSTLGGAEIERERGVILREMQEVETNLQEVVFDYLHATAYQATALGRTILGPTENIKTINRGDLVEYITTHYKGPRIVLAAAGGVSHNELIDLAKYHFGNLPARYKGEAPTFPQCDFTGSEIRVRDDKMPLAHIAIAVEAVGWSHPDTIPLMVANTLIGNWDRSFGGGVNLSSKLAQMACQGNLCHSFQSFNTCYTDTGLWGLYMVCEPGTINEMMHFAQLEWMSLCTSVTESEVARAKNLLKTNMLLHLDGSTPICEDIGRQMLCYSRRIPLHELEARIDAIDAKTIKDVCTKYIYDKSPAIAAVGPIEQLPDYNRIRSGMYWMRT, encoded by the exons ATGGCGACGTCCTTACATCGCCTTACCTCCGCTGGGAGATATCTTGTAAAACGGAATTTATTGAAGACTAATGTCTTAACCAGG TCCATTGTTGGTTCACACAGACTATTGGCTACGCAGGCCGCCAACCAAGTGATGTTAAATGTCCCTGAAACCAAGGTTACCACCTTAGAAAATGGACTACGTGTTGCATCTGAGGATTCCGGTCTTTCGACTTGCACA GTTGGTCTCTGGATAGATGCAGGGAGTCGTTATGAGAATGAGAGGAACAATGGCACTGCTCATTTCTTGGAACACATGGCTTTCAAG GGTACAAGGAAGCGCTCCCAGCTTGACCTGGAGCTGGAGATTGAAAATATGGGGGCCCATCTGAATGCTTACACCTCGAGGGAGCAGACTGTGTATTACGCCAAAGCATTCACAAAGGACCTTCCCAGAG CGGTAGAGATCCTAGCAGACATCATCCAGAACAGCACATTGGGGGGAGCAGAGATCGAGCGAGAGCGAGGGGTCATCCTCCGAGAGATGCAGGAAGTAGAGACCAACCTGCAGGAAGTGGTGTTTGATTACCTCCACGCCACAGCTTATCAAGCCACAGCCCTGGGCAGAACCATTCTGGGCCCTACGGAGAACATCAA AACAATAAACAGAGGAGACCTTGTTGAATACATCACGACTCACTACAAAGGACCGAGAATAGTGTTGGCTGCTGCTGGGG GGGTTTCACACAATGAATTGATAGATTTGGCCAAGTACCACTTTGGGAATCTTCCTGCCAGATACAAGGGAGAGGCGCCAACTTTCCCACAATGTGACTTTACTGGAAGTGAG ATCCGAGTTCGTGATGACAAGATGCCCCTGGCACACATTGCCATTGCTGTGGAAGCAGTGGGCTGGTCGCACCCCGATACCATTCCCCTTATGGTGGCAAACACACTCATCGGCAACTGGGACCGCTCCTTTGGTGGGGGTGTG AATCTCTCCAGCAAGCTGGCACAGATGGCATGCCAGGGCAACTTGTGCCACAGCTTCCAGTCTTTCAACACCTGTTACACCGACACAGGCCTGTGGGGACTCTACATGGTGTGTGAGCCTGGCACCATCAACGAGATGATGCACTTCGCCCAGCTGGAATG GATGTCACTCTGCACTAGCGTTACTGAGAGCGAAGTTGCAAGAGCCAAGAACCTCCTCAAGACAAACATGCTTTTGCATCTTGACG GATCCACCCCCATCTGTGAGGACATCGGCAGACAGATGCTTTGTTACAGCCGTAGGATCCCTCTGCATGAACTGGAGGCCAGAATTGAT GCCATAGATGCAAAGACCATCAAGGACGTGTGTACAAAATACATCTATGACAAATCGCCTGCCATCGCAGCAGTCG GACCAATTGAGCAGC